Proteins from a single region of Macaca thibetana thibetana isolate TM-01 chromosome 4, ASM2454274v1, whole genome shotgun sequence:
- the RARS2 gene encoding probable arginine--tRNA ligase, mitochondrial isoform X3: protein MQFGLLGTGFQLFGYEEKLQSNPLQHLFEVYVQVNKEAADDKSVAKSAQEFFQRLELGDVQALSLWQKFRDLSIEEYVRVYKRLGVYFDEYSGESFYREKSQEVLKLLESKGLLLKTIKGTAVVDLSGNGDSSSICTVMRSDGTSLYATRDLAAAIDRMDKYNFDTMIYVTDKGQKKHFQQVFQMLKIMGYDWAERCQHVPFGVVQGMKTRRGDVTFLEDVLNEIQLRMLQNMASIKTTKELKNPQETAERVGLAALIIQDFKGLLLSDYKFSWDRVFQSRGDTGVFLQYTHARLHSLEETFGCGYLNDFNTACLQEPQSVSILQHLLRFDEVLYKSSQDLQPRHIVSYLLTLSHLAAVAHRTLQIKDSPPEVAGARLHLFKAVRSVLANGMKLLGITPTLQPLVT, encoded by the exons ATGCAGTTTG GTCTTCTGGGAACTGGCTTCCAACTGTTTGGCTATGAGGAAAAACTGCAGTCCAATCCTCTACAGCATCTCTTTGAA GTTTATGTACAAGTCAATAAAGAAGCAGCAGATGATAAAAGTGTAGCAAAATCAGCACAGGAGTTCTTCCAACGATTGGAACTGGGCGATGTGCAAGCACTTTCACTGTGGCAAAAATTTCGGGACTTAAGCATTGAAGAGTACGTTCGTGTTTACAAG CGTCTGGGAGTATATTTTGATGAATATTCAGGAGAATCATTTTATCGTGAAAAATCTCAAGAAGTCTTAAAGTTGCTGGAGAGTAAAGGACTCCTACTGAAAACAAT AAAAGGAACGGCTGTTGTAGATCTCTCTGGGAATGGCGACTCCTCCTCAATTTGTACTGTAATGCGAAGTGATGGTACTTCTCTCTATGCAACCAG AGATCTTGCAGCTGCTATAGATCGAATGGACAAGTATAATTTTGATACAATGATATATGTG ACAGATAAAGgacaaaaaaagcattttcagcAAGTATTCCAAATGCTGAAGATCATGGGATATGACTGGGCAGAAAG GTGCCAGCATGTGCCCTTTGGAGTAGTGCAGGGAATGAAGACTCGAAGAGGAGATGTCACTTTCCTGGAAGATGTTTTAAATGAGATTCAATTAAGGATGCTACAGAACATGGCTTCAATTAAGA CAACTAAAGAACTCAAGAACCCACAGGAGACTGCAGAGAGGGTCGGGCTCGCAGCACTCATTATTCAG GACTTCAAAGGTTTACTCTTATCTGACTACAAGTTCAGCTGGGATCGTGTTTTCCAGAGTCGCGGGGACACAGGAGTCTTCCTACAGTACACACACGCCCGCCTCCACAG TTTGGAAGAGACTTTTGGATGTGGGTACCTGAATGACTTCAACACTGCTTGTTTACAAGAGCCACAGTCTGTTTCAATTCTTCAGCATCTTCTCAG GTTCGACGAGGTGCTTTATAAGTCATCTCAGGATCTTCAACCCAGGCATATTGTCAGTTACCTTCTAACTTTAAG TCATCTTGCAGCTGTGGCACACAGAACACTACAAATAAAAGATAGTCCTCCTGAAGTGGCTGGG GCCAGACTTCATCTTTTCAAAGCTGTCCGTTCTGTCCTAGCCAATGGAATGAAACTTCTTGGAATAACACCT